In Deinococcus maricopensis DSM 21211, one genomic interval encodes:
- the tatC gene encoding twin-arginine translocase subunit TatC: MAKDTTAPLLDHLEELRSRIIYALIFLVIGAGAAWTYRTQLIELLKEPLTHTQLYQSGKLQLVVMQLTDQFILSFNVALWGGLALALPFILHQVWLFIAPGLYPEERRWAAPFVMGAGLSFLAGGVFCYFVILPPMVKFLADFLGGQVAGMFNLSAYLSQIVTFLVAFGIFFELPILAVVLTKIGIVNHTLLGRARKVAFMAILVLAAVITPTPDPWNMMLVALPIYALYELGVVLSRMSAPREAATGALE, translated from the coding sequence ATGGCCAAGGACACCACCGCGCCCCTCCTCGACCACCTGGAGGAGCTGCGTTCACGCATCATCTACGCACTCATCTTCCTGGTGATCGGCGCGGGCGCAGCGTGGACGTACCGCACGCAACTCATCGAACTCCTCAAAGAGCCGCTCACGCACACGCAGCTGTACCAGTCCGGGAAACTGCAACTCGTCGTGATGCAACTCACGGACCAGTTCATCCTCAGCTTCAACGTCGCCCTGTGGGGCGGCCTCGCGCTCGCGCTGCCGTTCATCCTGCATCAGGTGTGGCTGTTCATCGCGCCGGGCCTGTACCCGGAAGAGCGCCGGTGGGCCGCCCCGTTCGTGATGGGCGCGGGCCTGTCGTTCCTGGCGGGCGGCGTGTTCTGCTACTTCGTGATTCTCCCGCCCATGGTCAAGTTCCTCGCGGACTTCCTCGGCGGGCAGGTGGCGGGCATGTTCAACCTCAGCGCGTACCTCTCGCAGATCGTCACGTTCCTCGTGGCGTTCGGGATCTTCTTCGAACTGCCGATCCTCGCCGTGGTCCTCACGAAAATCGGCATCGTGAACCACACCCTGCTCGGCCGCGCCCGCAAGGTCGCGTTCATGGCGATCCTCGTGCTGGCCGCGGTCATCACGCCCACGCCCGACCCGTGGAACATGATGCTCGTCGCCCTGCCCATCTACGCCCTGTACGAACTCGGCGTGGTCCTGTCCCGCATGAGCGCCCCCCGCGAAGCCGCCACCGGCGCCCTCGAGTAA
- a CDS encoding bifunctional 3-deoxy-7-phosphoheptulonate synthase/chorismate mutase, with the protein MTRIDDLRRQVDDINKELLKLLSQRGEIVAEIGRAKTQEGRPNHYDPAREEQQLKEIEALNRGPFTTAAVKAIFKEIFKASLDLEESNDKKQLLVSRKVQRDDTVLNIRGVTVGGGGAPIIIAGPCSIESETQMDTTAAFLAGKGVRILRGGAYKPRTSPYGFQGMGVDGLILGAGAAKENNQLFVTEVMDTRDVEIVAEYADILQVGARNMHNFSLLREVGRAGKPVLLKRGLSATIEEWLYAAEYILAEGNKNVILCERGIRTFEKWTRNTLDLSAVALAKQETHLPVIVDVTHAAGRRDLLIPLAKAALAVGADGIHVEVHPSPATALSDNEQQLDFAGFEKFMAALEPMLRAPVRAG; encoded by the coding sequence ATGACCAGGATTGATGACCTTCGTCGCCAAGTTGACGACATCAACAAAGAACTGCTGAAGCTGCTGAGTCAGCGCGGCGAGATCGTCGCCGAGATCGGCCGCGCCAAAACGCAGGAGGGCCGACCTAACCACTACGACCCCGCCCGCGAGGAACAGCAGCTCAAAGAGATCGAAGCGCTCAACCGCGGCCCGTTCACGACCGCTGCCGTAAAAGCCATCTTCAAGGAAATCTTCAAAGCCAGCCTCGACCTCGAGGAAAGCAACGACAAGAAGCAGCTCCTCGTGTCCCGCAAGGTGCAGCGCGACGACACCGTCCTGAACATCCGCGGCGTGACCGTCGGCGGCGGCGGCGCGCCCATCATCATCGCCGGGCCGTGCAGCATCGAAAGCGAAACGCAGATGGACACCACCGCCGCGTTCCTCGCCGGGAAGGGCGTGCGCATCCTGCGCGGCGGCGCGTACAAGCCCCGTACCAGCCCGTACGGGTTCCAGGGCATGGGCGTTGACGGCCTGATCCTCGGCGCGGGCGCCGCCAAGGAAAACAACCAGCTGTTCGTCACCGAAGTGATGGACACGCGCGACGTGGAAATCGTCGCAGAATACGCGGACATCCTGCAGGTCGGCGCGCGCAACATGCACAACTTCAGCCTGCTGCGCGAAGTGGGCCGTGCCGGGAAGCCCGTGCTGCTCAAGCGCGGCTTGTCCGCCACCATTGAGGAATGGCTGTACGCCGCGGAGTACATCCTCGCCGAAGGCAACAAGAACGTGATCCTGTGCGAGCGGGGTATCCGCACGTTCGAGAAGTGGACGCGCAACACCCTCGACCTGTCCGCCGTGGCACTCGCGAAGCAGGAAACGCACCTGCCCGTGATCGTCGACGTGACGCACGCCGCGGGCCGCCGTGACCTGCTGATCCCGCTCGCGAAAGCGGCCCTGGCGGTCGGCGCGGACGGCATTCACGTGGAGGTGCACCCCAGCCCCGCCACGGCCCTGAGCGACAACGAGCAGCAACTGGACTTTGCCGGGTTCGAGAAGTTCATGGCCGCGCTCGAACCGATGCTGCGCGCGCCCGTCCGCGCGGGCTGA
- a CDS encoding CAP domain-containing protein, producing MSPRHLLPIALTAALAACSATPTPAPSDTTHNAGGTPAQTTPATAEAQAILNLVNAVRKTGATCPTDSEHTQANFGPATPLTLNAKLTIAAQQHSDDMATRNYFSHNSLEGVTPQQRMVAAGYTNWSVLGENIAAGYGGAQATFKAWMGSPSHCPNIMDPDYRELGVGYGIGLTSSGNQRDYWTQDFGARQ from the coding sequence ATGTCCCCCCGCCACCTCCTGCCCATCGCCCTGACGGCTGCACTCGCCGCCTGCAGCGCCACCCCCACCCCGGCTCCCTCCGACACCACACATAACGCCGGCGGCACCCCCGCGCAAACCACGCCCGCCACCGCCGAAGCGCAGGCCATCCTGAACCTCGTGAACGCCGTCCGCAAAACCGGCGCCACCTGCCCCACCGACAGCGAACACACCCAGGCGAACTTCGGCCCGGCCACCCCCCTCACCCTCAACGCCAAACTGACGATCGCCGCGCAGCAGCACAGCGACGACATGGCCACGCGCAACTACTTCAGCCACAACAGCCTCGAAGGCGTCACGCCGCAGCAGCGCATGGTCGCCGCGGGCTACACCAACTGGAGCGTCCTCGGCGAGAACATCGCCGCCGGATACGGCGGCGCCCAGGCCACCTTCAAGGCGTGGATGGGCAGCCCCAGCCACTGCCCGAACATCATGGACCCCGACTACCGCGAACTCGGCGTCGGCTACGGTATCGGGCTGACCAGCAGCGGCAATCAACGCGACTACTGGACGCAGGACTTCGGCGCCCGGCAGTAA
- a CDS encoding helix-hairpin-helix domain-containing protein: MDKKQVLGVLEATAEVLELLGESEFRVRAYRGAVRGLEATEEDWAALLASGFAGVRGVGPGTRAELQALAETGVFMPFEEAAALIPPGVLTLLRVRGLGPKKVRALWDAGIDSLEALREAARDGRLAALKGFGAKTAVKLLEGAEFALAMQARQHLSVGVRIVETLTEALAGLEPRAAGGVRRAAETIEDAQVTVTGTAEAVRARLTGLLSDVADHPDLPALTGRLDGVPVEVGYAASDARGALDVLYGGGRVFREKLVQDAARQGFALTATGLRRGDALTPTPAEADVFATLGRTCPPAEYREPEHEGLLDALPGAEALITVRDIRGMLHTHSTWSDGTAGIREMAEEAVRRGHAFLGTGDHSVSAHYANGLSIARLREQLREVRELQRAGVPLVAGSEVDILEDGTLDFPDDVLAELDYVVASVHSRFDLPADAQTARIVRAAQHPLVTILGHPTGRLLVRRPGYALDLDAVMAACAAAGTVVEINASPYRLDVDWRVALAWRGRVRFAINTDAHVPAGLGDARYGVMVARKAGLTPEDVVNSLDREAFLAFVAQQRAAR; encoded by the coding sequence ATGGATAAGAAGCAGGTGCTGGGCGTGCTGGAGGCGACGGCGGAGGTGCTGGAGCTGCTGGGCGAGTCGGAGTTCCGCGTGCGGGCGTACCGTGGGGCGGTGCGGGGCCTGGAGGCGACCGAGGAGGACTGGGCGGCGCTGCTGGCGTCGGGGTTCGCGGGGGTGCGGGGCGTCGGGCCGGGCACGCGCGCAGAACTGCAGGCGCTCGCGGAGACGGGCGTGTTCATGCCGTTCGAGGAGGCGGCCGCCTTGATTCCGCCGGGCGTGCTGACGCTGCTGCGCGTGCGTGGCCTGGGGCCGAAGAAGGTGCGGGCCCTGTGGGACGCCGGCATCGATTCGCTGGAGGCGTTGCGGGAGGCGGCGCGCGATGGGCGCCTGGCGGCCCTGAAGGGCTTCGGCGCGAAAACCGCCGTGAAGCTGCTGGAAGGTGCGGAGTTCGCGCTGGCGATGCAGGCGCGGCAGCACCTGTCGGTGGGCGTCCGGATCGTGGAAACGCTTACGGAGGCGCTGGCGGGCCTTGAGCCGCGCGCGGCCGGGGGCGTGCGGCGCGCGGCGGAGACGATCGAGGACGCGCAGGTGACGGTGACGGGCACCGCCGAGGCCGTGCGGGCGCGCCTGACGGGCCTACTAAGTGACGTGGCCGATCACCCGGACCTGCCAGCCCTTACGGGGCGCCTGGATGGCGTGCCGGTGGAGGTCGGGTACGCGGCTTCGGACGCGCGGGGTGCGCTGGACGTTCTGTATGGCGGTGGACGGGTGTTCCGCGAGAAGTTGGTGCAGGACGCTGCCCGCCAGGGCTTCGCGCTGACCGCCACCGGCCTGCGGCGCGGGGACGCGCTGACGCCCACGCCCGCGGAGGCGGACGTATTCGCTACGCTCGGGCGCACGTGCCCACCCGCGGAGTACCGAGAGCCGGAACACGAGGGCCTGCTGGACGCCCTGCCGGGCGCGGAGGCGCTGATCACGGTGCGGGACATCCGCGGGATGCTGCACACGCACAGCACGTGGTCGGACGGCACCGCAGGCATCCGGGAGATGGCGGAGGAGGCCGTGCGGCGCGGGCACGCATTCCTGGGGACGGGGGACCACTCGGTGAGCGCGCATTACGCGAACGGGCTGAGTATCGCGCGCCTGCGCGAGCAGCTGCGGGAGGTGCGGGAGCTGCAGCGGGCGGGCGTGCCGCTGGTCGCGGGCTCCGAGGTGGACATCCTGGAGGACGGGACGCTCGACTTCCCGGATGACGTGCTCGCGGAGCTGGATTACGTGGTGGCGAGCGTGCATTCGCGCTTTGACCTGCCGGCGGACGCGCAGACGGCGCGGATCGTGCGGGCGGCGCAGCATCCGCTCGTGACAATCCTCGGGCACCCGACGGGGCGGCTGCTGGTGCGCCGGCCCGGGTACGCGCTCGACCTGGACGCGGTGATGGCGGCGTGCGCCGCGGCGGGAACGGTGGTGGAGATCAATGCGAGTCCGTACCGGCTGGACGTGGACTGGCGCGTGGCGCTGGCGTGGCGCGGTCGGGTGCGGTTCGCGATCAACACGGACGCGCACGTGCCGGCGGGGCTGGGGGACGCGCGGTACGGCGTGATGGTGGCGCGCAAGGCGGGCCTCACGCCGGAGGATGTGGTGAACAGCCTGGACCGGGAGGCGTTCCTGGCGTTCGTGGCGCAGCAGCGCGCCGCGAGGTAA
- a CDS encoding histidinol-phosphatase HisJ family protein, which produces MGTDSLRAGLFDSHLHTPLCGHASGSPRAYVQAALEAGLAGVVFTDHMPMPAWYDAPWRMRRDQLDEYVALVLEARAAFAGRVEVRLGLEADFHPGTERYVAEVLAAHPWDYVIGSVHYLGAWGFDNPEFQSEYAARDLGELYGQYYALVEGAARSGLFDSIGHLDLPKKFGHRDPGGTAALRALDVVAERGLSLDFNTAGWRKPVAEAYPAVNLVQAAAARGVPFVLGSDAHAPGEVGHRFAEALEILGGAGARVVTYRGRERQDG; this is translated from the coding sequence ATGGGAACTGATTCGTTACGGGCTGGGTTGTTCGATTCGCATCTGCACACGCCGCTGTGCGGGCACGCGAGCGGGTCGCCGCGTGCGTACGTGCAAGCGGCGCTGGAGGCGGGCCTGGCAGGCGTGGTGTTCACGGATCACATGCCGATGCCCGCGTGGTATGACGCGCCGTGGCGGATGCGCCGCGATCAGCTCGACGAGTACGTGGCGTTGGTGCTGGAGGCGCGCGCGGCGTTCGCGGGGCGCGTGGAGGTGCGTCTGGGGTTGGAAGCGGATTTCCACCCGGGCACGGAGCGGTACGTGGCGGAGGTGCTGGCGGCGCATCCGTGGGATTACGTGATCGGCAGCGTGCATTACCTGGGCGCGTGGGGTTTCGATAATCCGGAGTTCCAGTCGGAGTACGCGGCGCGCGATCTGGGAGAGCTGTACGGGCAGTATTACGCGCTGGTGGAGGGCGCGGCCCGGTCGGGGCTGTTCGACAGCATCGGGCACCTGGACCTCCCGAAGAAGTTCGGGCACCGCGACCCGGGCGGGACGGCGGCGCTGCGGGCGCTGGACGTCGTGGCGGAGCGCGGCTTGAGTCTGGACTTCAACACGGCGGGGTGGCGGAAGCCGGTGGCGGAGGCGTACCCGGCGGTGAACCTCGTGCAGGCCGCAGCAGCGCGCGGTGTGCCGTTCGTGCTGGGCAGTGACGCGCACGCGCCCGGCGAGGTCGGGCACCGGTTCGCGGAGGCGCTGGAGATTCTGGGTGGTGCGGGCGCGCGGGTTGTGACGTACCGCGGGCGGGAGCGGCAGGATGGATAA
- a CDS encoding histidine phosphatase family protein, giving the protein MTSAGEGAPLHLTLVRHGVTAWNTEGRWQGHSDTPLSAEGEAQARLLARRLRASDFDEVHCSDLQRAVRTANLALPGAPIILDPRLREGHFGAFDARTQAENEAHAGWAAWLADPWRERMPDGESFEEVGARALAWANELPSGQRVIAFAHSVFIRALICTALGIPVPARGGAAFPFPLRIAHASLTRLHRTPHGWDLVTFSDVAHLESWADG; this is encoded by the coding sequence GTGACGTCCGCGGGCGAGGGCGCGCCGCTGCACCTGACGCTGGTGCGGCATGGCGTGACCGCGTGGAACACCGAGGGCCGCTGGCAGGGTCACAGCGATACGCCCCTGTCGGCGGAGGGTGAGGCGCAGGCGCGGCTGCTCGCGCGGCGCCTGCGCGCGTCGGATTTCGACGAGGTGCATTGCAGTGACCTACAGCGCGCGGTGCGCACGGCGAATCTCGCGCTGCCGGGGGCACCGATCATCCTGGACCCGCGCCTGCGCGAGGGGCATTTCGGGGCGTTCGATGCGCGCACGCAGGCGGAGAATGAGGCGCATGCCGGGTGGGCGGCGTGGCTCGCGGACCCCTGGCGGGAGCGCATGCCGGACGGTGAGAGTTTCGAGGAGGTGGGCGCGCGGGCGCTGGCGTGGGCGAATGAGCTGCCGTCCGGGCAGCGTGTGATCGCGTTCGCGCACAGTGTGTTCATTCGGGCGTTGATCTGCACGGCGCTGGGCATTCCGGTGCCGGCGCGGGGCGGCGCGGCGTTCCCGTTCCCGCTGCGCATCGCGCATGCGAGCCTCACGCGGCTGCACCGCACGCCGCACGGGTGGGACCTCGTGACGTTCAGTGATGTGGCGCACCTGGAGTCCTGGGCAGACGGGTGA
- a CDS encoding acyl-CoA thioesterase, with amino-acid sequence MVEQQEQQRPATARMMELVFPKDTNYHGTAFGGFVLSLMDKVASVAAIRHSKSGVVTARMDAVDFHVPIRVGDAVALEAHVVKVGRTSMTIRVDVYREHLASGEQQLATSGSFVFVAVDAQGRPVPVPPLAPLADAAQ; translated from the coding sequence ATGGTTGAACAGCAGGAACAACAGCGTCCCGCGACGGCGCGGATGATGGAATTGGTCTTTCCGAAGGACACGAATTACCACGGGACGGCGTTTGGCGGGTTCGTGCTGAGCCTGATGGATAAGGTCGCGTCGGTCGCGGCGATTCGGCACAGCAAGAGTGGCGTGGTGACGGCGCGGATGGACGCGGTGGATTTCCACGTGCCGATTCGCGTCGGTGACGCGGTGGCGCTGGAGGCGCACGTCGTGAAGGTCGGGCGGACGAGCATGACGATCCGCGTGGACGTGTACCGTGAGCACCTGGCGAGCGGGGAGCAGCAGCTCGCCACGAGTGGGAGTTTCGTGTTCGTGGCGGTGGACGCGCAGGGGCGGCCCGTGCCGGTGCCGCCGCTCGCGCCCCTGGCGGACGCGGCGCAGTGA